The Planococcus liqunii genome includes a region encoding these proteins:
- the rbsD gene encoding D-ribose pyranase: MKKLGMINRDIAASLASFGHTDLLVIGDCGLPIPKGVPCIDLSYRIGEPPFLTVLEAVLEDFQAEAAFIAREITEGNPEVEKKVLAQLKADYISHEELKEQSKQAKLIIRTGEATPYANIVLRSGVIF, encoded by the coding sequence ATGAAAAAACTGGGGATGATCAACCGGGATATCGCAGCTTCGCTTGCCTCATTCGGCCATACCGATTTACTGGTCATCGGAGACTGCGGTTTGCCGATTCCAAAAGGCGTGCCATGCATCGATTTGTCCTATCGCATCGGCGAGCCTCCGTTCTTAACGGTTCTCGAGGCCGTTCTGGAAGATTTCCAAGCGGAAGCGGCTTTCATTGCCCGGGAAATAACCGAGGGCAATCCGGAAGTGGAAAAGAAAGTTCTGGCGCAGCTTAAAGCAGATTATATATCGCACGAAGAATTAAAAGAACAAAGCAAACAAGCGAAACTGATTATCCGTACAGGAGAAGCGACACCTTATGCAAATATCGTCCTTCGTTCTGGCGTGATTTTTTAA
- a CDS encoding sugar ABC transporter ATP-binding protein, which produces MIQMTNISKSFSGNQVLKDVQFSLEKGEIHALMGENGAGKSTMMKILTGIYSRDSGTIKVKGQEVEFTSPKQAEEAGIAVIHQELNILPHLSITDNLFLGKEETFGRSGILKTRTMREKTRQALAELGLNVDPSQPASTLSVGQQQIVEIAKALSANAEVIVMDEPTAALTDREIDTLFETVRGLQSKGVSFIYISHRMEEIFALCDRITILRDGQYVGDRNIKETSFEEIVQMMVGRELGERFPERNAQIGDVKLAVKGLSRKDCFEDVSFEIRKGEVLSIAGLMGAGRTEVAQSLFGYKKADSGTVLLDGREVKIANPKTAKELGIGYVTEDRKSEGLIVDFTVEENVSMTNFSSISKNGLISKDKERSLYEGMVKRLGIRTSGPTQTAKSLSGGNQQKVVIAKWLGIEPELLILDEPTRGVDVGAKKEIYSIINELAERGVAILMISSELPEVIGMADRVIVMHEGKVTADLPKQEMTQERIMHFATGGGKLAVENS; this is translated from the coding sequence ATGATCCAAATGACCAATATATCAAAATCATTTAGTGGAAACCAAGTGCTGAAAGATGTCCAGTTTTCCTTAGAAAAAGGGGAAATTCACGCCTTGATGGGCGAGAATGGCGCCGGAAAGTCCACCATGATGAAAATACTGACCGGCATTTATTCGCGTGACAGCGGAACGATTAAAGTAAAAGGGCAGGAAGTGGAGTTCACTTCGCCCAAACAAGCGGAAGAAGCGGGAATTGCGGTTATTCATCAGGAATTGAACATCCTGCCGCATTTATCGATCACCGATAACCTGTTTCTTGGAAAAGAAGAAACATTCGGGCGCAGCGGAATCCTCAAAACAAGAACGATGCGCGAAAAGACGCGTCAGGCATTGGCAGAACTCGGCTTGAATGTCGATCCATCCCAGCCGGCAAGCACACTGTCGGTTGGCCAGCAGCAGATTGTGGAAATTGCAAAGGCCTTGTCCGCCAATGCGGAAGTGATTGTCATGGATGAACCGACAGCAGCTTTGACAGACCGGGAAATTGATACCTTGTTTGAGACCGTGCGAGGCTTGCAAAGCAAAGGCGTTTCGTTCATCTACATCTCTCACCGCATGGAAGAGATTTTTGCTTTATGCGACCGCATTACAATCTTGCGGGACGGACAATACGTCGGAGACCGGAACATCAAAGAAACATCTTTTGAAGAAATTGTCCAGATGATGGTAGGGCGCGAACTGGGTGAACGTTTTCCTGAGCGCAATGCACAAATCGGAGATGTTAAATTGGCGGTCAAAGGCTTGTCGCGGAAAGACTGTTTCGAAGACGTCTCATTTGAAATCCGCAAAGGCGAAGTGCTTTCGATTGCCGGGCTCATGGGGGCAGGGCGTACCGAAGTAGCCCAATCCTTGTTCGGCTATAAGAAAGCGGATTCAGGGACGGTCCTATTGGACGGGCGGGAAGTAAAAATCGCCAACCCGAAAACAGCGAAGGAATTGGGCATCGGCTATGTAACCGAAGACCGCAAATCCGAAGGGCTGATTGTCGATTTCACTGTAGAAGAAAATGTCAGCATGACCAATTTTTCTTCGATTTCGAAAAATGGCTTGATTTCCAAAGACAAAGAGCGCTCGCTTTACGAGGGGATGGTTAAGCGTCTGGGCATTCGCACATCCGGACCAACCCAAACCGCAAAATCCCTGAGCGGCGGAAACCAGCAGAAAGTGGTTATCGCCAAATGGCTCGGCATTGAGCCGGAACTGCTGATTTTGGATGAACCGACCCGCGGAGTGGATGTGGGGGCGAAAAAAGAGATTTACTCGATCATCAATGAACTGGCAGAACGCGGCGTGGCGATTTTAATGATTTCGTCTGAATTGCCGGAAGTGATCGGAATGGCGGACCGGGTCATCGTCATGCATGAAGGAAAAGTGACGGCTGACTTGCCAAAACAGGAAATGACACAGGAACGAATTATGCATTTTGCTACAGGAGGTGGAAAACTTGCAGTTGAAAACAGCTAA
- the rbsK gene encoding ribokinase: protein MITVVGSINMDLVVRTNRFPKQGETALGDLYTTVPGGKGANQAVAAARLGSEVHMIGAVGTDAFGDELLAGLKAESIQVNNVKRVEGTSGIANILLSEGDNRIIVVPGANHQLTAVEMEAFETQLANSQMVIMQLEIPIPVIQRTLEICHQHGVPTILNPAPATGFTDEFLPYATYLTPNETEAEEMFGQDWEAALEQYPNRLVVTIGQKGARYFDGSRHVTVEGFATEAVDTTGAGDTFNGALGVALAESMPFEEAVRFANAAASLSVEKFGAQGGMPKRQEVLARLGGREL, encoded by the coding sequence ATGATTACAGTAGTAGGAAGCATAAATATGGACCTCGTCGTACGGACGAACCGTTTTCCAAAACAGGGGGAAACGGCGCTCGGCGATTTGTATACGACAGTTCCTGGAGGCAAAGGCGCCAATCAGGCTGTTGCAGCCGCTCGGCTTGGCAGTGAAGTTCATATGATTGGAGCAGTTGGGACAGATGCTTTCGGAGACGAACTGCTGGCGGGCTTAAAGGCTGAATCCATTCAGGTAAATAACGTGAAACGGGTTGAAGGCACAAGCGGCATTGCCAACATTTTGCTGTCTGAAGGCGACAACCGGATCATCGTCGTGCCGGGTGCAAACCATCAACTGACAGCGGTGGAAATGGAAGCGTTTGAAACCCAGCTGGCGAACAGCCAAATGGTGATCATGCAACTTGAAATACCGATTCCGGTCATTCAGCGCACTTTGGAAATCTGTCATCAGCACGGAGTTCCGACAATTTTGAATCCGGCTCCGGCCACAGGTTTTACAGACGAATTCCTCCCTTATGCGACGTATTTAACACCGAATGAAACCGAAGCAGAGGAAATGTTCGGGCAAGACTGGGAAGCGGCGCTTGAACAGTACCCGAATCGGCTGGTTGTCACAATCGGCCAAAAAGGCGCCCGTTATTTTGATGGATCCCGCCATGTGACCGTTGAAGGGTTTGCTACAGAAGCGGTCGATACGACGGGTGCAGGCGACACCTTTAATGGAGCGCTCGGTGTTGCACTAGCGGAAAGCATGCCATTTGAAGAAGCTGTCCGCTTTGCTAATGCGGCAGCTTCCTTATCGGTGGAGAAATTCGGAGCCCAAGGCGGCATGCCGAAGCGGCAAGAAGTATTGGCGCGTTTAGGAGGAAGAGAGCTATGA
- a CDS encoding ABC transporter permease subunit, whose amino-acid sequence MQLKTANQSIIQKIAPFIGLILIILIISILEPRFLATSNLLNVLRQVSMNALIAFGMTFVILTGGIDLSVGSILALTGAVTAGMMASGMDPILAMLIGLLLGAVLGAINGIIIAKGKVAPFIATLATMTIYRGLTLVYTEGRPISGLGDNMAFQMLGKGYFLGIPIPVVTMLISFAILYFILKKTTFGRRVFAVGGNEEASILSGINADRVKIYVYALVGLLAGLASLILTSRLNSAQPTAGEMFELDAIAAVVLGGTSLTGGRGWIVGTLIGALIIGVLNNGLNLIGVSSFFQQVVKGAVILLAVLLDRKKTA is encoded by the coding sequence TTGCAGTTGAAAACAGCTAACCAGTCAATCATACAAAAAATTGCTCCGTTTATCGGGCTGATTCTTATCATTCTTATTATTTCCATTTTAGAGCCAAGATTTCTGGCTACGAGCAACTTACTGAACGTTTTGCGGCAAGTTTCAATGAATGCCTTGATCGCATTCGGGATGACGTTTGTTATTTTAACCGGAGGAATCGACTTGTCGGTCGGGTCGATTTTAGCCCTTACCGGAGCGGTTACAGCCGGCATGATGGCAAGCGGCATGGATCCGATTCTGGCGATGCTGATCGGATTGTTGCTGGGTGCAGTGCTGGGGGCGATTAACGGAATTATCATTGCCAAAGGGAAAGTGGCGCCATTTATTGCTACACTTGCGACGATGACCATTTACCGTGGACTGACGCTCGTTTACACGGAAGGCCGTCCGATTTCCGGACTTGGAGATAATATGGCTTTCCAGATGCTTGGAAAAGGCTATTTCCTCGGGATTCCAATTCCAGTTGTCACGATGCTGATCAGTTTCGCAATTTTGTACTTCATCTTGAAAAAGACAACGTTCGGCCGCCGCGTCTTTGCGGTAGGCGGCAATGAAGAAGCGTCTATTCTTTCCGGCATCAATGCCGATCGCGTAAAGATCTACGTTTATGCACTGGTCGGATTGCTGGCGGGGCTTGCTTCATTGATTTTGACTTCACGATTGAATTCAGCGCAGCCGACTGCCGGGGAAATGTTCGAGTTGGATGCGATTGCAGCAGTTGTTCTGGGCGGCACCAGCTTGACTGGGGGCCGTGGCTGGATTGTCGGCACTTTGATCGGCGCACTGATTATCGGAGTTTTGAATAACGGTTTGAACTTAATTGGGGTTTCATCCTTTTTCCAGCAAGTGGTTAAAGGTGCAGTCATATTACTAGCGGTTCTCTTGGACCGTAAAAAAACAGCATAA
- the rbsB gene encoding ribose ABC transporter substrate-binding protein RbsB, producing MKKTFLLLVLIAMMILAACSMEAPGSESEDAGSGSDSGGDYKIGFSVSTLNNPFFVTLSEGAEAKAKELGATISVVDAQDDAAKQASDVEDLIQQGVDLIMINPVDSEAVTAAVESANSANIPVITVDRSAAGGEVVSHIASDNVAGGEMAGEYLLELVGDGAQVAELEGVPGASAARERGEGFNKVAAESLEVAAKQTANFDRAEGLTVMENILQGNPDIKGVFAHNDEMALGALEAIEAAGKEITVVGFDATDDAVKAVEEGRLAGTVAQKPELIGQTAVEAAVKSLDGEEVEASIPVELELIKQ from the coding sequence ATGAAAAAAACGTTCTTACTATTGGTATTGATCGCAATGATGATTTTGGCAGCTTGTTCAATGGAAGCACCAGGTTCGGAATCAGAAGATGCAGGAAGTGGCTCTGATTCCGGCGGCGATTACAAAATCGGTTTCTCTGTTTCTACCTTGAATAACCCATTCTTCGTTACATTAAGCGAAGGAGCAGAAGCAAAAGCGAAGGAACTTGGTGCAACAATTTCTGTAGTTGATGCACAGGACGATGCAGCAAAACAAGCAAGTGATGTAGAAGATTTGATCCAACAAGGCGTAGACCTGATTATGATCAACCCGGTGGATTCTGAAGCAGTTACAGCAGCAGTTGAATCTGCAAACTCAGCAAACATCCCGGTCATCACAGTTGACCGCAGTGCAGCAGGCGGCGAAGTGGTTTCCCACATTGCATCCGATAACGTTGCCGGCGGGGAAATGGCTGGGGAATACTTGCTTGAACTTGTTGGCGACGGCGCACAAGTAGCTGAACTGGAAGGTGTTCCAGGAGCTTCAGCGGCACGTGAACGCGGAGAAGGCTTTAACAAAGTGGCTGCAGAAAGCTTAGAAGTTGCAGCAAAGCAAACAGCTAATTTTGACCGTGCTGAAGGCTTGACGGTTATGGAAAACATCCTGCAAGGAAACCCTGACATTAAGGGAGTGTTCGCACACAACGACGAAATGGCATTGGGTGCTCTTGAAGCAATCGAAGCCGCTGGAAAAGAGATTACAGTGGTTGGATTCGATGCAACAGATGATGCTGTGAAAGCAGTGGAAGAAGGGCGCTTGGCTGGAACGGTCGCTCAAAAACCTGAATTGATCGGCCAGACGGCAGTTGAAGCCGCTGTGAAATCATTGGACGGCGAAGAAGTGGAAGCATCGATTCCGGTTGAATTGGAATTGATTAAACAATAG
- a CDS encoding MGDG synthase family glycosyltransferase produces the protein MKKILIFPLLNSMPSGHHQVAAAFSEYVAGDSFEVECKKVDLLSEWNAKAEMVTVKAYLQWIRRSPHSYGWIYRQFAFRSKEKHSAKYFEWLFMKKVETIISKEKPDLIVCTHGFPSFFINKLKESGRCPVPCLNIYTDFFINDVWGRSRIEFHFAATKAMKDKLQQEYQIPRERIFVTGIPVSERFREGKRRKESQTVSVLVSGGSTGLSNIIGQLKEGIDSSKWEIRVLCGTNKRLFKQLTALNNPAIKPLAYISSKEEMNRLYNEVDVLVTKPGGVTISEALEKELPIFVSAPLPGQEEINLRYLMEQNLAFTLPSSGNLLEFIARTLEDTKQIKRHQAAVQKHKQSLLYTSPHKITNAIEQMLIS, from the coding sequence ATGAAGAAAATCCTGATTTTTCCGCTTCTAAACAGTATGCCGTCCGGTCATCACCAAGTTGCCGCTGCTTTCTCTGAATACGTAGCGGGCGATTCTTTTGAAGTAGAATGCAAAAAAGTGGACCTGTTGAGCGAATGGAATGCCAAAGCCGAAATGGTGACAGTGAAAGCTTATTTGCAGTGGATTCGACGGTCGCCTCATTCTTATGGCTGGATTTACCGGCAATTTGCTTTTCGCTCAAAGGAAAAGCATTCTGCAAAATATTTTGAGTGGCTGTTCATGAAAAAAGTAGAAACAATTATCTCAAAAGAAAAACCGGATCTGATTGTCTGTACGCACGGGTTTCCTTCCTTCTTCATCAATAAACTAAAAGAAAGCGGAAGGTGTCCAGTTCCATGTTTGAATATCTACACAGATTTTTTTATCAACGATGTATGGGGCAGAAGCCGGATTGAATTTCATTTTGCAGCAACCAAAGCGATGAAAGACAAGCTCCAACAGGAATATCAAATTCCAAGAGAGCGCATATTTGTTACAGGCATTCCGGTCAGCGAGCGATTCCGGGAAGGCAAAAGAAGAAAAGAGTCTCAAACGGTATCCGTTTTGGTGTCAGGAGGAAGCACGGGATTGTCTAACATCATCGGGCAGCTGAAAGAAGGAATCGACAGCAGCAAATGGGAAATCCGGGTGCTTTGCGGCACCAACAAGCGTCTTTTTAAACAGCTTACTGCATTAAACAATCCGGCTATTAAACCATTGGCGTATATTTCCTCCAAAGAAGAAATGAACCGGCTTTACAACGAAGTGGACGTGCTCGTCACAAAGCCGGGCGGTGTGACGATCAGTGAAGCGCTGGAAAAAGAGCTGCCAATTTTCGTATCTGCTCCGCTTCCGGGGCAGGAAGAAATCAATCTCCGTTATTTAATGGAACAGAATCTGGCATTTACTTTGCCGAGTAGTGGAAATTTGCTGGAATTTATTGCGAGAACCCTGGAAGACACCAAACAAATCAAGCGCCATCAAGCGGCTGTTCAAAAACACAAACAATCGCTTTTATACACCTCTCCTCATAAAATAACGAATGCCATTGAACAGATGCTGATTAGCTGA